Genomic DNA from uncultured Acetobacterium sp.:
CGAAAAATTGTATCATCCTGGCTTGTCAAAATAATGGTTCTGTAACAATCGCAAAAAATTACACTTGTCTCTAACCAATAAAACCTTTATGATTATTTAAGATTAAATGAACAATAAAAGAGATAATTGAATATAAATCTTTAATTAAAATTAATTAAGTCGGAATAAGCAACATTACTAAAAACGGTGGAGGTCGCGATGTCATTACTTAGTAAAAAAATAGAAGAATATATTCTGGAAAGCGGTGAAACGGTTCAGTCTCTGGCTGAAATGGGGAACTTCAACCGCACCACCCTGCAACGGGTTAAGTCCGGGGAACGGTTACCCACCCGGGCTTTTTTTAAAAAAATGACTAAAGTCCTACGGCTTTCAACCACCGAAGAGGCGGAATTGGAAACCTTGTTGGAAATTGCCCAGGTTGGGGAAGGGACTTATGCCAACCGGCAAAAGATCATCGAGCTCATTGAAACCATCTCCGAATTAACCGAGTACAAAATCCCCTTTTCAAAGGAACTCCGTCAAAAAGAATCAATTGAAAATAGCAGTGATTTTGCTAAACAAATTCAGATCGCTTCCGGAAAAAAACAGGTATTAGGCATGATCGAAAACTGCATTGACCAGGAATTATTTCAGGAAGCCGATCCAACCGTGAAGTTGGCCATTCCTTACAGTTTCCAAGCAGTTTATGATTATCTTTTTCAGCAGATGATGGGGAATAAAAAACAGTTGAATCTTCAGGATGTGCTAAATTTACGTCGGTCCTTTGACGACACCGTAGCTGACCCAATGCTGGGAGCGCTTAAACATTTGATTGCCCTGACCTTACTGGACAATGTGAATTATCAGTCTCATTGCTATGTTTATCACTCCGAAACAAGGATGACCGGTCCGGAAATCAGTGCCTTATTTCCTTATTTCATTTTGACTACCAGTGCCGTAATCACCATTTCCCGGGATTTGAACCAGGCCGTTTTATATCTGGATCCTGGTTTTCGGGAACTATATGCCAACTGCTTCCAGGAAATGATCGCATCCACCAGACCTTTTATTCTGGAGAGCAATGATCTTTTCAAGGTTTTTGATCTGGATCGGAAATTTAAGGTGGAAGTGATCGTTGAACCTTTGCCCTGTTTTGCGTATTATACCGACCGGGAGCTGCTGGAAATTAAACTGAATAAAGATTTTCCCTATTATGAACCACTGCTGAACGCAGTTGACCAATATTACAATTATTTCAGACAAGTCAGCAGGGACATGTTAAATATTTTTTCCCTAAAAAATCTGCGACAGTTTATGACAGATGGCAGTCTTGTTTTTCCAGAAGAAATTTATCATCCGCTAACCCCGCTTGAACGGCTGACTATCTTAAAACTGGTTCGGGATGATCTGTTTTATAATCGGCGTATCCTCTTCGCCCTCGATGACGATAAGCTATTGTTAAATTCGGCGGTGGAGTTTATCTATGAAAGCAGGGACTGTTTACGTTTGGTGCTTCATTATAAAATTAATGGCCGGGTAGTTTATAAAACCATCGAACTCCGGGAATCCGGTGTTATTGCGGCCTTTGCAGATTTTTTTGCCAGCCTTCCGGGCAGTGATTACGTTTTATCCAACGAAACCACGCTGATGGAAATGGATGCCCTGATACGGGATTATGAACCAGAAGTACCCTGCAAATGAGTACTGATGCTCATTTCTCAGTAAGACTTGTCGAATGATCACAAATGGGTTTATAATAGAGCTATCAATCCATTAAAAGTGAGGTAGATATGGGCGGCATTATTTTTCTGGTCTTGGCGGTCATCATTGGCGTTGGCATCTGGCTCTATCTGACAGCTCAAAAAAACGGCGATTCAGACAGCCAGCAGCCACTGACAAAAATACCCTGCCAGGACGGTTATATCATCGGTTATTATGTCGGCAGCCGTTTTTTCGGCCAGCGTTTTATTAACAACCGGCTGACCTCGGAAGGGATTTTTGTCAATACCATACAGGTCGGACCGGGTAAAGAATATTTCGAAAACGGTCTTCTGAAATATGAAGGTAATTTTGCCAATGGGCTGGCCTCAGGGCAGGGGAAACTCTATGAGGAAAATGGCAAACTTAAATATATCGGCAATTTTACCAATGGTTATGCCTCGGGTCAGGGACGCATCTTTGACGCCAACGGCAAACTTAAATGTGAAGGCAATTTTGCCCGGCTTCCCAGCAATCAGGAAAATATCAAAGATCCTTCGGTTCCGAATGGTTATTGCAAAGAATATTACGACAATGGTCAGCTGAAATATGAAGGTGACTTTGTCAATGGTGTCTGGCATGGGGAAGGACGTTCCTATGACCGGAATGGCCGACTGATCTTTAAAGGAAAATTCGCATATGGGAAACCGGCACAATAATTGTCTACTTAAAAAGCACCAGCGCCGGTCAATGATCAGCGCTGGTGCTTTTTATTTAATCAGAACTTCGATGTTGAATCCTTTTCCCGGCCCTTTATATCGGGGATACTTATTAACATCTTCAGAACCTTCACCCAGAAGGATCGCAGCAGTGGGACATTGACTGTAACACCGGAGACAAAGGGCACAGCCGTTGGAAAAGAACAGGTCATTTTGACGTTGCAGGATATTCCCGGTCGGGCAAATCCGTTGGCATTTTCCGCATAAGATGCAGCGTTGCGGGTTAACCCGGAGTTCCTTACTGGCCTTAGCGATCACCGTATCAATGTGACGCCGTTGCAGTCCCCCTAAAAAATGTCCCAAGGGGTTGTTGCCGGTGATATGTTTTTTCCCAGCGATGATCTCCCGGGTAAAACCAGCCACTCGGGGCAGGGTTTTCTCAAGAAGACGGTCCAGCCGCTGATCATTTTTGGGGGGATAAAATTTAAATTGTGGTAAATGGAGGTTATTCATCATCCGAAAATGTCGGGCGTGTTGGACAGTATACGCCTTTTGCTTAAAAATTTGACTGATTGTCCAGGCGGTATCGCCAGAAGCCATGGCCTGGGTAGCAAAGATACTGATCGTCTGATGGCCATTAGATAACGGAAAGGTATGAACGAAATCCATCATCGGACGAGGCGCCGTCGAACCATAAACTGGAAACCCCAGAATGATATGATCCGCTTCCGAAACATGGGTCAAGACATCCTCAATCATCAGGGTTTCAATGGAATAACAACTTACCTGAATTTTGTTCTCCTGGAGTATGTCAGCAATCCGGGTTGCTACCCACCAGGTATTACCGGTTCCGCTGAAGTAATAAATGACACAATTTTTCAAATGATACCTCCCTGATTTAAAGTCCTTGTGTATACCATTACAATACCAGTTTGTCAGGTCAGGGTCAATGAAAATTGATGAAGACGGACTGTTTACGAGTAAAATAGGAGTCAATGGGTTTTCATTTAGATTGACTCTGATATAACTTGTTTATTTTTGAAGATAGTGCTATCATAAAAAAAAGAATTTCGTTACAAAACAGTAGAGTAGCTTACAGTATTTTATCAAATGACTAATTCTAATAACCAATGAAAGGAGGGAAATGCTATGTTTATTGCAAGACAACCGATTTTTAATGCTGAATTGAAGGTTTACGGGTATGAATTGCTTTTTCGGTTAAACAGTCAATCATCACAATTTGGCGGAGTATCCTCCCATGGTGCCACAGCTGCGGTTATTACCGGTTTATATGAATCAGGTTTGGAAAATATCGTTGAAGACAAGTTTGCATTCATTAATTTTGATGAGATATTCATCCATTCCAACGCCCTGGAATTAATCGAGCCGGATCGCATGGTGGTGGAAATGCTTGAAAAAATTAAAATCGATCAAAACTTACTGGAACGCTTGACGGATATTAAAGCGAAGGGTTATAAAATTGCGTTGGACGATTTTGAAGAATCCTATCAAACCTATCCCTTGAGTCCCTTGGCAGATATTATCAAATATGACCTGATCGTCACGCCGTTGGACACCATCGTTGCAGACACGGCGGTGGCCATTGCCCAGGGAAAAGTACTTTTAGCCGAAAAGGTGGAAACGCATGATGAGTTTGTCAAAGCCAAAGAAATGGGATTCACCCTATTTCAGGGCTATTTTTTCAGTAAACCCAGCATCGCCGGACAATCCTGCAGTAAAGCTCCAACGAAACTGCAATACTTCCGTTTGATCACGGAAATTAAGAAAGAAGATCCATCCTATGAGGTGCTGGCTGAAATGATCCAGCAGGATGTCACCTTGTCTTATCGGGTTATTCGCATGGCCAGTATCAGGTCTGGAAACGATCT
This window encodes:
- a CDS encoding EAL domain-containing protein, whose protein sequence is MFIARQPIFNAELKVYGYELLFRLNSQSSQFGGVSSHGATAAVITGLYESGLENIVEDKFAFINFDEIFIHSNALELIEPDRMVVEMLEKIKIDQNLLERLTDIKAKGYKIALDDFEESYQTYPLSPLADIIKYDLIVTPLDTIVADTAVAIAQGKVLLAEKVETHDEFVKAKEMGFTLFQGYFFSKPSIAGQSCSKAPTKLQYFRLITEIKKEDPSYEVLAEMIQQDVTLSYRVIRMASIRSGNDLVSSIKYALAYMGLNEIERWLNILMLQDLGKEKPGELMKISVIRSRFAEKLANRAGLGTNYQHAASIMGLFSTLDGILDQSMEEALTGIALPASISDALLHHTGSLYPIYELMLAYEKGEWLVTDQYTEYLNIDPFSLYRDYREAIQWANHVISDMS
- a CDS encoding EFR1 family ferrodoxin (N-terminal region resembles flavodoxins. C-terminal ferrodoxin region binds two 4Fe-4S clusters.), producing the protein MKNCVIYYFSGTGNTWWVATRIADILQENKIQVSCYSIETLMIEDVLTHVSEADHIILGFPVYGSTAPRPMMDFVHTFPLSNGHQTISIFATQAMASGDTAWTISQIFKQKAYTVQHARHFRMMNNLHLPQFKFYPPKNDQRLDRLLEKTLPRVAGFTREIIAGKKHITGNNPLGHFLGGLQRRHIDTVIAKASKELRVNPQRCILCGKCQRICPTGNILQRQNDLFFSNGCALCLRCYSQCPTAAILLGEGSEDVNKYPRYKGPGKGFNIEVLIK
- a CDS encoding helix-turn-helix transcriptional regulator, whose protein sequence is MSLLSKKIEEYILESGETVQSLAEMGNFNRTTLQRVKSGERLPTRAFFKKMTKVLRLSTTEEAELETLLEIAQVGEGTYANRQKIIELIETISELTEYKIPFSKELRQKESIENSSDFAKQIQIASGKKQVLGMIENCIDQELFQEADPTVKLAIPYSFQAVYDYLFQQMMGNKKQLNLQDVLNLRRSFDDTVADPMLGALKHLIALTLLDNVNYQSHCYVYHSETRMTGPEISALFPYFILTTSAVITISRDLNQAVLYLDPGFRELYANCFQEMIASTRPFILESNDLFKVFDLDRKFKVEVIVEPLPCFAYYTDRELLEIKLNKDFPYYEPLLNAVDQYYNYFRQVSRDMLNIFSLKNLRQFMTDGSLVFPEEIYHPLTPLERLTILKLVRDDLFYNRRILFALDDDKLLLNSAVEFIYESRDCLRLVLHYKINGRVVYKTIELRESGVIAAFADFFASLPGSDYVLSNETTLMEMDALIRDYEPEVPCK